In one Rhodothermia bacterium genomic region, the following are encoded:
- a CDS encoding DUF11 domain-containing protein, translated as MNRVSLFVFRGLVLYLLTLLAPFTVSAQQTADLGITMSDNLENTTAGSPLTYIITVINNGASTVDGMTVVANLRPALTNPLFTPSKGTYNAQTGAWNGFTLGVGESIFLEMKATVSATAMPGSILTTAYVLPPAGFSDPNPVNNTCADKTQIPGSNSTADLGIVKSDNQTTIAPGGILTYLITVVNNGSATLPSFTVIDRLPPYVTAAGYDVSAGQYNATTGAWTGVNFAPGESLFMQVTAQVSQNAPGGTLLLNTAYVYPPDGTIDPNSDNNACHDVTTVSGNNPPPISEVDLGITKSDNRANVTKGEDLTYTLTIVNNGPATVTSIVVIDTLPTHFVGPYTYTTRNSNGQINVGVYDPANGLWNGLNFAPGESLFLEIKGKVAANAPEGNLINMASVSPPPGYTDPKSDNNHCEDKTLVVGPGGADVQLLKTVSNAIPAPGDEVEWTIEVTNNGPETAQSVSVVDRIPIGISFTSLVSVSQGTFSVQNGTWEVGSLNAGKTASLKIKTSVNNGAPAEVKNCASAVTSSNDPLASNNESCASIAPKTVSCSCDAGVESNGEFALALAQRAFNRQFVRQEGPVSAALSKTNASILAELVPNVGPEGALPFDQTWAVDDLMTYGITKATSLYAVDYNQVAKNNRRMAGIFAAITKGHHYEHAKVTCDRFGTHTLDEVRTIEIAGNPFVLSKIMRADGQLDYAVTFTARKVGNGYLVDSRNSTVEYSLPAAKDEDVLTFEVWTLSPEKTALMVQEILKKLQARGAVTINNTIWNAPSIPRVFVRKGRYEQSKLLFEIANPTGLSTAHLTGFIRDSEMATTSKKVEMTLNLSGKYLQNIVIPTDGPIYDATFELTDGTRQGIDQLYYADGTWSYNAPHQVIQNAQLNIAPQERFIPTADAYVVERNAQFAGTLTQALGNNQVVSLFRTLKAGNTPADFSAFNAIQFTASGSGRIEFSPEKASLSGNEQYRTVFDLTSYPKTYTIRFSQLSNSTANSFTAEDLRWLSFYLLPNAGKGYPQSFDINLKDVKFIANAEPLPKAYILYPNYPNPFNPTTVIEFNVPQVSDVKVVVYDVLGREVKVLANGQFYPGLHAVVFDATGQPSGVYFYRMFVGRNALTGKMILTK; from the coding sequence ATGAACCGAGTCTCTTTATTTGTTTTCCGTGGGCTTGTATTGTATTTGCTTACTTTATTGGCTCCTTTTACGGTATCGGCACAACAAACCGCCGACCTCGGTATCACGATGAGTGATAATCTTGAGAACACCACTGCTGGCAGCCCATTAACCTACATCATTACCGTTATTAATAATGGTGCATCTACAGTTGATGGGATGACGGTTGTTGCAAACCTAAGACCAGCCCTGACGAATCCCTTATTTACACCGAGTAAGGGGACGTATAATGCCCAAACCGGCGCATGGAACGGCTTCACACTGGGAGTTGGGGAGTCTATCTTTTTGGAGATGAAAGCCACTGTTTCGGCAACGGCTATGCCCGGATCTATCCTGACGACCGCTTATGTCTTGCCTCCGGCGGGCTTTTCGGATCCGAATCCGGTCAATAACACCTGTGCCGACAAAACCCAGATCCCCGGCAGTAATTCTACGGCGGATCTTGGTATTGTGAAAAGTGACAACCAAACCACCATTGCTCCCGGCGGTATCCTAACCTACCTCATTACGGTTGTGAACAATGGGTCCGCAACCTTACCGTCTTTTACCGTGATAGACCGTTTGCCACCCTACGTTACCGCTGCCGGCTACGACGTGAGTGCGGGGCAATACAATGCCACCACGGGTGCATGGACGGGGGTTAATTTCGCGCCGGGCGAGAGCCTTTTTATGCAAGTGACAGCACAGGTGTCCCAAAATGCACCGGGTGGAACGTTGTTGCTTAATACGGCCTATGTGTATCCGCCAGATGGAACAATAGACCCCAACAGCGACAACAATGCTTGCCATGATGTGACAACGGTCTCCGGAAACAATCCACCCCCTATTAGTGAAGTTGATCTTGGCATCACTAAGTCCGACAACCGAGCCAATGTAACCAAGGGCGAAGACCTCACCTACACCCTCACGATCGTGAACAATGGTCCTGCCACCGTTACAAGCATTGTGGTTATAGATACCTTGCCGACGCATTTTGTTGGCCCATACACTTATACTACCCGAAACAGCAATGGTCAAATAAATGTAGGGGTTTATGATCCTGCGAATGGGCTTTGGAATGGCTTGAATTTTGCGCCCGGCGAGAGCTTATTTCTCGAAATAAAAGGCAAAGTAGCGGCAAATGCACCAGAAGGCAACCTGATCAATATGGCCTCGGTATCTCCTCCTCCCGGCTATACCGATCCTAAATCCGATAACAACCACTGTGAGGACAAAACGTTGGTTGTAGGCCCCGGAGGAGCAGATGTGCAGCTTCTCAAAACCGTGAGCAATGCCATACCTGCACCAGGCGATGAGGTGGAGTGGACGATAGAAGTGACCAATAATGGCCCCGAAACGGCCCAATCCGTCTCTGTTGTAGATCGTATTCCCATTGGTATTTCCTTTACGTCCTTGGTGAGTGTATCGCAAGGAACTTTCAGCGTCCAAAATGGAACTTGGGAGGTGGGGAGTCTTAATGCTGGCAAAACCGCTAGCCTTAAAATAAAGACCTCGGTCAATAATGGCGCTCCGGCAGAGGTTAAAAACTGTGCATCTGCTGTAACTTCCAGTAACGATCCTTTGGCATCTAACAACGAAAGCTGTGCAAGCATTGCCCCCAAAACGGTTTCTTGCTCGTGTGATGCCGGCGTGGAATCTAATGGTGAATTTGCTTTGGCTCTTGCGCAACGCGCTTTTAACCGCCAATTTGTACGCCAAGAAGGCCCTGTATCGGCAGCATTAAGCAAAACAAACGCGTCTATCCTTGCTGAATTGGTTCCCAATGTAGGGCCAGAGGGTGCATTACCCTTTGACCAGACTTGGGCAGTAGATGACCTGATGACCTATGGCATTACCAAAGCCACGTCTTTGTATGCGGTGGATTATAACCAAGTGGCGAAGAACAACCGTCGGATGGCTGGTATTTTTGCCGCCATCACAAAAGGTCATCATTATGAACACGCAAAAGTGACCTGCGACCGTTTTGGAACCCACACCTTAGACGAGGTTCGCACGATCGAGATTGCCGGAAATCCCTTTGTTTTATCAAAAATCATGCGGGCGGATGGCCAGTTGGATTATGCGGTTACGTTTACAGCCCGTAAAGTGGGGAACGGGTATTTGGTAGATAGCCGAAACTCCACCGTAGAATATTCGCTTCCAGCCGCGAAAGACGAGGATGTTCTTACCTTCGAAGTTTGGACGCTTTCCCCAGAGAAAACAGCCTTGATGGTGCAAGAAATTCTGAAAAAACTGCAAGCTCGTGGGGCTGTTACCATTAATAACACCATCTGGAATGCCCCGTCAATCCCCCGCGTATTTGTTCGGAAAGGCCGTTACGAACAATCTAAACTGCTTTTTGAAATTGCCAATCCAACAGGACTATCTACGGCACACTTAACGGGCTTTATCCGCGATTCGGAAATGGCGACGACTTCCAAAAAAGTAGAGATGACATTGAATTTGTCAGGCAAATACCTTCAAAATATCGTTATTCCAACGGATGGGCCAATTTATGACGCCACATTCGAACTTACAGATGGTACTCGTCAAGGTATAGACCAGTTGTATTATGCGGATGGTACGTGGAGTTATAATGCGCCTCATCAAGTGATACAAAACGCACAACTGAATATCGCTCCACAAGAACGCTTTATACCAACGGCAGATGCCTACGTGGTGGAACGGAACGCCCAATTTGCCGGAACACTCACACAAGCCTTAGGCAACAACCAAGTGGTTAGCCTTTTTAGAACCTTGAAGGCGGGCAATACACCAGCAGACTTTAGCGCTTTCAACGCCATCCAATTTACGGCTTCAGGCAGTGGCAGGATTGAGTTCTCGCCCGAAAAAGCCTCGTTGTCTGGCAATGAGCAATACCGGACGGTGTTTGATTTAACTTCGTATCCAAAAACCTACACCATCCGTTTTAGCCAGTTGAGCAATAGTACAGCAAATAGCTTTACCGCCGAGGATTTGCGTTGGTTGTCTTTCTACCTTTTGCCCAATGCCGGAAAAGGCTATCCGCAAAGTTTTGATATTAACTTAAAGGATGTGAAGTTTATTGCAAATGCAGAACCATTACCGAAGGCCTACATCTTGTACCCCAATTATCCGAATCCGTTTAATCCCACTACGGTCATCGAGTTTAACGTACCGCAAGTTTCGGATGTAAAAGTGGTGGTGTATGATGTACTCGGTAGGGAAGTGAAGGTCTTGGCAAATGGACAATTCTATCCGGGATTACATGCTGT